One genomic region from Balaenoptera musculus isolate JJ_BM4_2016_0621 chromosome X, mBalMus1.pri.v3, whole genome shotgun sequence encodes:
- the ARL13A gene encoding ADP-ribosylation factor-like protein 13A — MFQILTSCWPCVKATEETRRNVTIIIIGLDNSGKTVLVEVFQRLLPSRMGGCMKPELTTVLLDDYEVSIYDLKGDSKGREIWPNYYAQAHGLVFVLDSSDSARMQEVKVILPRLLSDERVAGKPILLLANKQDKKDALLLSDITEYLLLERLTKKNQSLCRIEPCSAIRSLRRRNHEPIIGSLRWLLSAIGDKYEELCARQQPLPSSIPASKGTTRGFGEIRSSDSFTTRMGNSKEKRQCLGQHSMEPKPLKPILQKEGVRTRPKKNTSVTFALDEPEEEHECYGENGARNTTELCYNESPQLHMPRKSF, encoded by the exons ATGTTCCAGATACTGACCTCCTGCTGGCCTTGTGTAAAGGCAACTGAAGAGACACGAAG gaatGTGACCATCATTATCATTGGACTGGACAACTCAGGCAAAACTGTTCTTGTGGAGGTGTTCCAGAGAC TACTCCCCAGTAGGATGGGCGGTTGTATGAAACCTGAACTGACCACAGTCCTGCTGGATGATTATGAAGTTTCCATCTACGACCTGAAAGGAGACAGTAAGGGCCGAGAAATCTGGCCAAACTACTACGCGCAGGCACATGGACTTGTTTTTGTCCTGGATTCCAGTGACTCAGCGCGCATGCAGGAAGTGAAGGTCATCTTACCACGCCTGCTGTCTGATGAAAGAGTGGCCGGGAAACCCATCCTACT CCTGGCCAACAAGCAAGACAAGAAGGACGCCTTGCTACTTAGTGATATTACTGAATATCTGCTGCTGGAAAGGCTAACGAAGAAGAACCAGTCCCTGTGCCGAATC GAGCCCTGTTCAGCCATCAGAAGCCTCCGAAGAAGGAACCATGAGCCTATAATTGGAAGCCTGCGCTGGCTGTTATCTGCCATTGGGGATAAATATGAAGAGCTGTGTGCTCGCCAACAGCCACTCCCATCGAGCATCCCAGCCTCCAAGGGCACCACCAGAGGCTTTGGGGAAATACGCTCATCAGACAG CTTCACTACCAGGATGGGAAActccaaagaaaaaagacagtgcCTAGGACAACACTCAATGGAACCTAAGCCTCTAAAGCCAATCCTACAG AAAGAAGGTGTAAGAACAAGACCTAAAAAGAACACATCAGTAACATTTGCTTTAGACGAACCCGAGGAGGAGCATGAGTGTTATGGGGAAAATGGAGCTCGTAACACCACTGAGCTTTGCTACAATGAGAGCCCCCAGCTCCATATGCCAAGGAAATCTTTTTGA